A genomic stretch from Engraulis encrasicolus isolate BLACKSEA-1 chromosome 10, IST_EnEncr_1.0, whole genome shotgun sequence includes:
- the LOC134456298 gene encoding deoxyribonuclease-1-like: protein MGQTKRLLLLLFLACFPFLSNSAKSKTYKICSYNVQNFNISKLDGPRILHLLTKVLAMCDVCLLQEVRDLDGEAMKKLVSSLNGYNGHQYDYVVSGGLGGPDDEKEQYAFLYRKRTTAVVETHQYPEEKKGTERVFNREPFVVHFNASKTVIGQFVLIPLRAEPQRALQELDALYDVVTQIKAKWKVENIMILGDFHADCGYVTRKNRRDNRLFKSLDLFWLIRDDADTTVTDMTDCAYDRFVVHGETFLRAITPLSANVFNFKKKFKTSMHEVLTISDHYPITVDLKLKSSGQPQALLLPLLLLLPLIALLFFS, encoded by the exons ATGGGACAAACCAAGAGGCTACTTCTGTTACTTTTTCTGGCTTGCTTTCCATTTTTGAGCAACAGCGCTAAATCCAAAACATACAAAATATGTTCATACAATGTGCAAAATTTCAACATCTCTAAACTCGATGGTCCAAGGATTCTCCATCTCCTAACAAAG GTTTTGGCAATGTGTGATGTGTGCCTTCTGCAAGAGGTGAGGGACCTGGATGGAGAGGCTATGAAAAAGCTGGTCTCGTCACTTAACGG ATACAATGGCCACCAATATGACTATGTGGTCAGCGGTGGACTGGGTGGACCAGATGATGAGAAGGAGCAGTATGCTTTTCTCTACAG AaagagaaccactgctgtagtggaAACGCACCAATAcccagaagagaagaagggaactGAGAGAGTCTTCAATCGAGAACCATTTGTAGTGCATTTCAACGCATCAAAGACAG TGATTGGCCAGTTTGTGTTGATCCCACTGCGTGCTGAACCACAGCGAGCTTTGCAAGAGCTAGATGCCCTTTATGATGTTGTCACACAGATAAAGGCCAAATGGAAAGTAGAG AACATCATGATATTGGGCGACTTTCATGCTGACTGTGGATACGTCACAAGGAAGAACAGGAGGGACAATCGGCTTTTCAAATCCCTGGATTTGTTCTGGTTGATCAGGGATGACGCTGACACCACTGTGACAGATATGACAGACTGTGCCTATGATCG cttcgtggtgcacgGAGAAACATTCCTGAGAGCTATCACGCCTCTCTCTGCAAACGTGTTCAACTTCAAGAAGAAGTTCAAAACCTCAATGCATGAG GTACTCACCATCAGTGACCACTATCCAATCACAGTGGACCTGAAACTGAAGTCGTCAGGGCAGCCGCAGGCCTTGCTGTTGCCATtgcttcttctccttcctctcatcGCCCTGCTCTTCTTCTCTTGA